The following DNA comes from Synechococcus sp. CC9616.
GGGATGCAGCCTGGAGAGGGTGAATTCAGCCCTCTTCTCCTTCGTGCCGTCCTGACGGGGAACGGTGTTCATGCGCAGGCGTCCCTCGAGCATCAGTTTCTGCCCGACCTGAACCCGGTTCTGAAGATCCTGGGCGAGATTCCCCCAGCCAACGACCTTCAGTTCACCGGGCGCGTCGTCCTGTCGAAGACCGTCGAATTTCACGGTCATCTCGGCGATCGGCGTCTGATTGTCCTGGGTGTAGCGAATGGTGGGGGCCTCGCTGACCTCCACTTCCAACACGCAGTGATTCATGTCCCGTCGCATCAGGTGCGGCCATCCTGATGCAAGCAGGCGGTGATGACCAGCATCGGATCTGGATCCTCAGTGGCACCGGGGAAGGCCCTCCCCTCTCCCGCTGCCTTGCGGCCAGTGGGTGGCGGGTCCAGGTCAGCGTTGTCACCGAAGCTGCGGCCCTTGCTTACCAAGGGATTCCACTGGATCAGATCCGGGTCGGAGCCCTTGATGGTCAGGCGGCGATGGCGTCGCTGCTTCAAGAGCAGGGACCGTTCCGCTGGGTTGTGGATGCGACCCACCCATTTGCAACCAGGGTCACCCAGGATCTGCTGGAAGTCTGTGATCGCCTCGGTCAACCCCTGCTGCGGCTGGAGCGGCCGCAGCCAAGCATCGGTCATGCCGAGTTTCTCAACCATCCCGATGATCTGAGAGATCGTCCTTTGTTCGGTCGCCGACTCCTGATTGCTCTTGGTGCCCGCCATCTCGCCTCGGCAGTGGCCGCAGGACAGGCCGCCGGGGCCGATGTCTTCGCTCGGGTGCTGCCATCTGCCGACAGTCTTCGGCGGGCTCTTGCGGTTGGTCTCCCCCCGAATCGTCTGGCTGTCGTCAGACCACGTCAGGGGCACCCCCCCGGCGGGCTGGAACAGGCGCTCTGTCGCCGCTGGTCCATCAGCGATGTTCTCTGCCGGCAGTCAGGTGGCGACACCGAATCGCTCTGGAGAGTGATCACCAGCGAGCAAGACCTAAGGCTTTGGTTGCTGCGTCGACCGCAGGAGCCACCCCGCATTGAGACTGTGGTGGGTGTACAAGCGCTGTTGCGACGCCTGCAACATGACCACGACTGACACGGTGATCCTGGCGCTGACCACAGAAGCGGATGAGGACAAGGCACGCTCACTTGCTGATCTGCTGCTGGAGCGAGGGGTTGCAGCCTGTGTGAGCCTCACACCCGTCCGGTCTTGCTACCGCTGGCAGGGCGAACTGCATCAGGCCAGCGAGGTGCAGCTCCTGATCAAATCCACCGCTGCGCAACGCGATGTGTTGCATCAGCTCGTGATGGATCGTCACAGCTACGACACCCCGGAGTGGCTGTCCTGGCCGGCCCAGTCCTCGGTCGCTTATGGCAGCTGGGTTGCCGCCAGTTGCATTAACGACACCTGAGGTCGTGCACCGAGCTGGGTGACGACCTGTCCGGCGCAGAGAGCGCCGAGTTGTCCGCAACGTTCCAGGGAATCGCCCTGGGTGTAGCCATGCAGAAAACCTCCCGCATACAGATCTCCAGCCCCTGTGGTGTCCAGTAGATCTCCCAGTGACACGATTCCGATGTCGAAGCGTTGCTCACCGCTGAGCACAACGGATCCCTCGGCTCCTCGGGTCAGCGCTGCCACCTTGCAGCAACCGCTCACCTGCTTCAAGGCCGTCTCGAAATCGTCTGTTTCATAGAGGGACATGATTTCGACCTCGTTGGCGAACAGCACGTCCACGTGGCCGTTCACCAGGTTGAGAAAGCTTTCGCGGTGCCGCTCCACGCAGAATCCATCGGAGAGAGAGAGCGCTACCTGGCCGCCTGATTCGCGGCATACCTCTGCAGCGGCGATGAAGGCACGTTTGGCGGGGGGACTGTCCCAGAGATAGCCCTCGAGATAGAGAACCTTCGCCTGACGCACCATCGAGAGATCGAGATCCTCAGGCTCGAGTTGCGTGGATGCACCAAGAAACGTGCACATGGTGCGTTCCGCATCCGGTGTGACGTAAATCAGACAGCGGGCCGTGGTGGCTCCACTGGTGGCTGCCGGTGTGTCGAAACGGGCTCCGACGGCACGGATGTCGTGGCTGAAGATCTCCCCAAGCTGGTCATTGCGAACGCGTCCGATGAAACCGGCGCGTCCCCCGAGCTGGGCAATCCCCACCATCGTGTTGGCAACGGATCCTCCAGAGGTTTCCAGACCCGGCCCGCTTGCCTTGTAAAGGCTCTCAGCCTGTTGTTCATTGATGAGAGCCATTCCACCCTTCTGCAGTTCGTGCGTCTGCAAAAACGCGTCGTCTGTCTGCACCAGAACGTCAACGATGGCGTTGCCGATCCCCACCACATCGAGGCTGGTTGAGCTCGGGAAACGCGACTCGATGATCATCGGCTCTGAATGATGATCCCGCAGTATCGCTTCCGGTCTGAATCAGGCGCTCAGCAAAGCCCTTTTCGGTCCGTGGATGGGATCCTCCACAACAATCGTCTGGTCGCGGCTGGCTCCCAGAGACACGATTGCGATCGGAACTTCCATGAGATCCGCCAGGAAGCGCAGGTAAGCCATGGCGGCCTCGGGAAGATCCTCGAGCTGACGGCACTCCTCGGTGGAGCACTGCCAACCTGGAAGAACTTCAAAGATGGGCTTGCAGCGGGCGAAATCATCGGAACTGCATGGGAAGTGATCGATGCGTTCTCCGTCGAGTTCATAGGCGACGCACACATGGATCTCCTCCATTTCGTCGAGCACATCCAGCTTGGTGACGGCCAGGCAGTCGAGGCCATTCACCTGGACGGAATAACGTCCGATGACGCTGTCGAACCAGCCACACCGCCGGCGCCGACCGGTGGTGGTCCCGAACTCTCCTCCCCGCTCCGTGAGCTGATCATTGAGTTGGCCACTGAGCTCGGTTGGGAAAGGCCCCTCGCCGACCCGTGTGGTGTAAGCCTTGGCGACCCCGATCACCCGATCGATCAGGGTTGGACCCACCCCGGCACCGATACAAGCTCCTCCGGAGACCGGATTGGACGATGTGACGTAGGGATAGGTGCCATGGTCGAGATCCAGCAAGGTTCCCTGCGCCCCTTCAAAGAGGATGTTCTTGCGCGCCCTGGCTGCTTCATGAATGGCCCTGGTGCAGTCGACCACGTGGGGAGCGAGACGTTGGCCATAGTCGAGGTACTCGCTGATCACGGCATCGGGATCCAGCGGTTCGACGTTGTAAATGGTCTGCAGCAGCTGGTTCTTCTCAGCCAGCGGGCCCTCCAGTCGATCTCGCAGCCGCTGTTCATCCAGAAGGTCGATGACGCGGATGCCACTGCGCTGGGACTTGTCCGCATAGGTGGGACCGATGCCCCGACCGGTGGTGCCGATGCGTCGTGAACCGCGCTGCTTCTCCATCGCCTGATCCAGCAGGCGGTGGTAAGGCATGGTCACGTGGGCTGTGGATGCCAGCTGCAGTCCGGCGATGTCGATGTCGTTCTCGATCAGCATGTCGAGCTCACCGAGCATCACCTTCGGATCCACCACGGTTCCTGATCCGATCAGACAGATGGTGTCCGGATAAAGGATGCCGGAGGGGATCAAGTGCAGCTTGAGCACTCGCTGATCCACCACGATCGTGTGGCCGGCGTTCACACCGCCCTGGTAGCGGACGACGACATCTGCAGAGCGACTCAGCAGATCGGTGATTTTGCCTTTCCCTTCGTCACCCCACTGAGCTCCGATGACGACAACATTGGCCAAGGACACTGCGGCCCGAAGCCGCGAATCTGCACAATCCGGGAGTCTCTCAGACCTTGTGTCTCTTCGTCAAAAAATCAGTGGGGGCTTGATCAACTGCCCCGCACAGCCGTGCGCTCAGCCTTGATCAGCTCCTTTTCAATCCGATCGTGGAGGGATTCCGGAATGGGGCGGTTGGCGTAACCGGCGTAGTGACCGGCCAGTGAATTCAACGCCGTCTGCATGGTGGTGAAGGACGTCAACCCATTGACGCGGGGCTGCGGCCGATACCGGGACATGTAGTCGTTAATCAGGGCACGGGCTTCCTCTTCCGCCTGGGCGTGGCCTTCAGCATCCTGCGGTTGGTCAATAACCTCCCGCAGGCTCTGGGCAACTGCAACGGTGTCTTCGACGTAATCACCACTGAGCCGGGCCTCAGCATCTCCGCTGCAGGACGTGAGCAACAAGCAAAGTCCAAGCCCGCAAGCGATGGCCGCCCTGGACAGTGATTTGAGCAGTTGGGCCAGGGCAGTGAACATGGATGCCTCGGATTTGGGCTGGACTTTAGGGGCGCAGCTCCCTCAGCAGAGTTTTCATCGCGTCTGAATGAGGGATCTTGCGAACGTCTCGGTCGGCTCGACGCACGAGTTCCACCAGGCCCTCAGAGGCATCACGGCCAACCACAATCCGCCAGGGAATCCCGATCAGATCAGCGTCCTTGAATTTCACGCCGGCCCTTTCGCTGCGGTCATCCAACAGGGCATCGACGCCCTGGTCGATCAAGCCCTGGTACAGGGATTCAGCAAGAGATGCCTGGGTTTGATCCTGGATATTTGCCACCACCACCACGGCCTCAAACGGGGCAATGCTGGCTGGCCAGCAGATTCCGGCGTCATCGTGGTGCTGTTCCACAGCCGCCTGCGCAAGGCGAGAGATACCGATGCCGTAGCAGCCCATCCAGAAGGCTTCGCTCTTTCCGGCTTCGTTGGTGAACTGGCAGGAGAGAGCCTCGGAGTATTTGCGGCCGAGTTGGAAAATGTGGCCAACCTCAATGCCGCGTTTCTCCGTCAGTCGGACGTCCGGGTTGTGCACACAGCGGTCGCCGGCGGTGGCATTGCGCAGATCGATACCGTCCTGAACACCAGAAAGGACGTCCCAGCTTTCATTTACCCGATGCTGATCGGGATGGTTGGCTCCACAGACGAAACGGGACAGCTCCCTGGCGGTGCAGTCGGTCAGGCGCAGGAAGCGGGGAATCCAGCTTCGGGCACCCTCGAGACAAGCATCGTCGAGGTCAGGACCGATAAAGCCGAATGGCAGGCCCGCTAACCCCTGACGGCTGAGGTCGTCAGCGCTCAGAGGGGAGCATTCGAGAACGGGTTGACGGCATCGCTCAGTCA
Coding sequences within:
- a CDS encoding single-stranded DNA-binding protein — encoded protein: MNHCVLEVEVSEAPTIRYTQDNQTPIAEMTVKFDGLRQDDAPGELKVVGWGNLAQDLQNRVQVGQKLMLEGRLRMNTVPRQDGTKEKRAEFTLSRLHPIGAGSSGAATGTPATEQRPAKTPPAAQAAPEAASWNAAPLVPDTDEIPF
- a CDS encoding adenosine kinase; amino-acid sequence: MIIESRFPSSTSLDVVGIGNAIVDVLVQTDDAFLQTHELQKGGMALINEQQAESLYKASGPGLETSGGSVANTMVGIAQLGGRAGFIGRVRNDQLGEIFSHDIRAVGARFDTPAATSGATTARCLIYVTPDAERTMCTFLGASTQLEPEDLDLSMVRQAKVLYLEGYLWDSPPAKRAFIAAAEVCRESGGQVALSLSDGFCVERHRESFLNLVNGHVDVLFANEVEIMSLYETDDFETALKQVSGCCKVAALTRGAEGSVVLSGEQRFDIGIVSLGDLLDTTGAGDLYAGGFLHGYTQGDSLERCGQLGALCAGQVVTQLGARPQVSLMQLAATQLP
- the cutA gene encoding divalent-cation tolerance protein CutA, which encodes MTTTDTVILALTTEADEDKARSLADLLLERGVAACVSLTPVRSCYRWQGELHQASEVQLLIKSTAAQRDVLHQLVMDRHSYDTPEWLSWPAQSSVAYGSWVAASCINDT
- a CDS encoding adenylosuccinate synthase — translated: MSLANVVVIGAQWGDEGKGKITDLLSRSADVVVRYQGGVNAGHTIVVDQRVLKLHLIPSGILYPDTICLIGSGTVVDPKVMLGELDMLIENDIDIAGLQLASTAHVTMPYHRLLDQAMEKQRGSRRIGTTGRGIGPTYADKSQRSGIRVIDLLDEQRLRDRLEGPLAEKNQLLQTIYNVEPLDPDAVISEYLDYGQRLAPHVVDCTRAIHEAARARKNILFEGAQGTLLDLDHGTYPYVTSSNPVSGGACIGAGVGPTLIDRVIGVAKAYTTRVGEGPFPTELSGQLNDQLTERGGEFGTTTGRRRRCGWFDSVIGRYSVQVNGLDCLAVTKLDVLDEMEEIHVCVAYELDGERIDHFPCSSDDFARCKPIFEVLPGWQCSTEECRQLEDLPEAAMAYLRFLADLMEVPIAIVSLGASRDQTIVVEDPIHGPKRALLSA
- the psb27 gene encoding photosystem II protein Psb27 yields the protein MFTALAQLLKSLSRAAIACGLGLCLLLTSCSGDAEARLSGDYVEDTVAVAQSLREVIDQPQDAEGHAQAEEEARALINDYMSRYRPQPRVNGLTSFTTMQTALNSLAGHYAGYANRPIPESLHDRIEKELIKAERTAVRGS
- a CDS encoding precorrin-6A/cobalt-precorrin-6A reductase, translating into MQAGGDDQHRIWILSGTGEGPPLSRCLAASGWRVQVSVVTEAAALAYQGIPLDQIRVGALDGQAAMASLLQEQGPFRWVVDATHPFATRVTQDLLEVCDRLGQPLLRLERPQPSIGHAEFLNHPDDLRDRPLFGRRLLIALGARHLASAVAAGQAAGADVFARVLPSADSLRRALAVGLPPNRLAVVRPRQGHPPGGLEQALCRRWSISDVLCRQSGGDTESLWRVITSEQDLRLWLLRRPQEPPRIETVVGVQALLRRLQHDHD